In Paenibacillus sp. G2S3, a single window of DNA contains:
- a CDS encoding GH92 family glycosyl hydrolase: protein MNKRRLRVLFTIASTVSLLIGSIPISPIEIANAAPTVDATDFFTSFEASDLKPIENTTELNANKEKMTFGVDGNLPFTGIQGDITKNIVDVQVNSDNPPNETKDKLIDGTETTKWLTRTSTGWIKFKLQAADTVTKYALTSANDANGRDPKDWKLYGSNDDATWTVIDTRTDESFPNRFQRQIYDIPNHTTPYLYYKFDITKNNGESLLQLAEIALSNGIDQPEPVSVDMKASVTNGPTNLYTSKTSVGWTGSKALTISGTNTVSGRAYAYNKIYDTDILVTPSTELSYYIAPEFTDKDQTLYTSTYTSVDLYFADGTYLHELGAVDQHGIKVNPQDQGNSKTLYNNQWNFKSSKIGDVAAGKTIKRILIAYDNPAVIKGTGFKGTIDDIKIEANPVESSQSRLSEYVNILRGTQSNGSFSRGNNIPAVAVPHGFNFWIPKTDAGSDWAYAYNLNNSANNLPVIQAFAMSHEPSPWMGDRQTFQVMPSDTAGTPSANRTTRQLEFKHANETAKPYYYGVTFENGIKTEFTPTDHAAMFRFTFTGNSSNLIFDNQGNSGGITLNADGSIQGYTDQKSGNSNGATRMFYYATFNKPVVAKGNPTANGGGANVSRYYKFDTTTDKVVEMRIASSLISVEQAKNNLNQEITAQDTFDRIKEKAQTQWDQLLGIIQVEGATEDQLVTLYSNLYRLYLWPNSAYENVGSTGNPIYKHANQSATGTCSGSTETETCAPLVEGKAFVNNGFWDTYRTTWPAYALLTPSKDSELIDGFVQQYKDGGWISRWSSPGYANIMVGTSADVAFADSYLKGATDFDVQSFYQAALRDAATNAPNANVGRKGMSTSVFNGYTSYNNLGEAMSWAMDGYINDFGIANLAKALAEKNDTSDPYNDHYKDDYQYYINRAQNYVNMFNPNLGFFNGRSSNGEWRETAANFNPEAWGGGSGDYTETNGWNMAFHVPQDGQGLANLYGGKEELSNKLDEFFSTPETAKYPGTYGGLIHEMREARDVRMGQYGHSNQPSHHIPYMYNDAGEPWKTQEKVREVLDRLYIGSEIGQGYAGDEDNGEMSAWYIFSAMGFYPLKMGSPEYAIGAPLFKKATINLENGKKIVINAPNNSNTNKYVQSLKINGVDYGKNYLLHSDLTNGATLDFEMGANPSKWGSGDDNASPSLTTGTEVPRPIRDRTDKLISQGLGKVTDNAGSSTVSLKNLFDNNSASTVLINSTNPTIQYQFTAGAEKISMYTLTSSGLGTEKSDPKSWVLKGSNDGITWDTLDSRKDESFQWRQYTRAFAITGEAEYSRYQLEVTETNGGTSTALAEIELLGSDVSDENAVAIAMTSLQLGDVSHITTGVELPKFGMQGTTLTWSSSDTSVLSDKGEVVSRPDVGQPDRKITLTVTINKGAVSQTKTFDVVVKAWSRNDLPHEVDFSTGLETGDILPAWNNFRLETQNVNGWCCNIGGMESKAGSVDIDQEQGITNTALLYSGNVTVTEASYSYNPVFEAGFVIEPSTVLTYRIHPEGPDAITQLEHKREISAYISMDILFDDGTYLHNLNAVDQNGAPLNPLAQGDLLKLDAWNTVSAKIGEVAAGKVAEKILISFDVTGHTGDFRGYVDDIQIYHLADVPFGTEATLSGISVNGTSLEEFDSNKDSYDVILPVGTEIVPTVIATATDPNATIIVTAADHLPGTTTIEVTAEDGITKLSYRINFTVQEKEPEPSKNSDATLSSIIIEGTALAGFDSSVDTYEVVLPAGTVNVPTLTATPSDSKATVIVTAPDRLPGATVIEVTAEDGSTKFFYKVSFSVQSSPSNPEPANPDPTNPNSGGNSNPTPPAEEKGKVGEVTIKPAQIVPVGGTATLEVPAGTKELKLPSNTFNLLGDSNLEVKLENITLVIPAKLFKQLSGNLSAADLQNSSISLKLTSLTQSEVNGAIAAGKDSMNADILSAGQGYELSLALIGKAGVITTLDKFDPLISIRFHLDPSIHSPLTGIYFIGADGLLKYIGGASADNYIVSEVNHPGKYLALELTKKFADVPSTHWAANIIKELAAKQIITGTSPTSFQPQRSVTRAEFTALIVRALQLKVKNEASESTFTDVKASDWYAEAISAAVAKGIVKGKGTSTFEPTAQITREEMVVMIIRAYEAVKGIKAEGSSSLFTDAAQIAAWAADDVNAAVSLQLIQGRDSGKFDPKGITTRAEAAQVIYNLLKK from the coding sequence ATGAATAAACGCCGATTGAGGGTTTTGTTCACTATTGCTTCTACAGTCTCTTTACTGATAGGGAGCATCCCCATTTCACCGATCGAAATAGCGAATGCTGCACCGACGGTTGATGCAACTGATTTCTTCACTTCTTTTGAAGCCAGTGACTTGAAGCCCATTGAGAATACCACAGAACTAAACGCAAATAAGGAAAAGATGACTTTTGGTGTGGACGGAAATCTACCTTTTACAGGAATTCAAGGGGATATTACAAAAAATATAGTAGATGTTCAGGTTAACAGTGATAATCCTCCCAACGAAACTAAAGATAAATTGATAGATGGTACAGAAACAACCAAGTGGCTAACCAGAACCTCAACCGGTTGGATCAAGTTCAAATTGCAGGCGGCGGATACCGTTACAAAGTATGCCTTAACCTCAGCTAACGATGCGAATGGAAGAGACCCGAAAGATTGGAAGCTCTATGGCTCTAATGATGATGCAACATGGACAGTAATAGATACGCGGACTGATGAGAGCTTTCCTAATCGTTTTCAACGTCAAATCTATGATATTCCAAACCATACTACTCCTTATTTATATTACAAGTTTGATATTACTAAAAATAATGGCGAGAGCTTATTGCAGCTAGCGGAAATCGCTTTATCTAATGGAATAGACCAGCCAGAACCGGTTTCCGTAGATATGAAAGCTTCTGTCACTAATGGTCCGACAAATCTATATACCTCAAAAACAAGTGTGGGTTGGACGGGTTCAAAGGCTCTAACTATTTCCGGCACGAATACCGTGAGCGGAAGAGCTTATGCGTACAATAAAATTTATGATACGGATATTCTAGTAACTCCGTCTACAGAACTTTCCTATTATATTGCGCCGGAGTTTACAGATAAGGATCAGACCTTATATACGAGCACCTATACATCGGTAGATTTATACTTCGCAGACGGAACCTATTTGCATGAGCTGGGTGCGGTAGACCAGCATGGAATCAAGGTCAATCCTCAAGATCAAGGAAATTCTAAAACGTTATATAATAACCAGTGGAATTTCAAAAGCTCTAAAATTGGTGATGTAGCTGCCGGGAAAACCATCAAACGAATCCTAATCGCCTACGACAATCCCGCTGTCATTAAAGGTACAGGGTTTAAAGGCACCATCGACGATATTAAGATCGAAGCCAATCCCGTTGAGAGCTCCCAATCACGTCTATCAGAATATGTAAATATTCTTAGAGGGACACAATCGAACGGTTCCTTCTCTAGAGGCAATAATATTCCGGCTGTTGCTGTTCCGCACGGCTTTAACTTTTGGATTCCAAAAACAGATGCCGGATCAGATTGGGCATATGCCTATAACCTGAATAATAGTGCTAACAATTTACCTGTTATTCAAGCCTTTGCGATGAGTCATGAGCCAAGTCCTTGGATGGGCGATCGTCAGACCTTCCAGGTTATGCCTTCGGATACGGCAGGAACACCTAGCGCGAATCGTACAACTAGGCAACTGGAATTTAAACATGCCAATGAAACAGCAAAACCATACTATTACGGAGTCACTTTTGAAAACGGTATCAAAACGGAATTTACACCTACCGATCACGCAGCGATGTTCCGGTTTACTTTTACAGGTAACAGCTCTAACCTGATCTTTGACAATCAAGGCAATAGTGGTGGAATTACTCTGAATGCGGATGGATCGATCCAAGGTTATACAGATCAAAAGAGTGGTAACTCCAATGGGGCTACACGTATGTTTTATTATGCAACGTTCAATAAGCCTGTAGTAGCCAAAGGAAATCCTACTGCAAACGGCGGAGGAGCAAACGTTTCTCGTTACTATAAATTTGATACTACAACCGATAAAGTAGTGGAGATGAGAATCGCCTCTTCATTAATTAGCGTAGAACAAGCAAAAAATAACTTGAATCAAGAAATTACAGCCCAAGACACATTTGACAGGATTAAAGAGAAAGCACAAACGCAGTGGGATCAACTCCTTGGAATCATACAGGTTGAAGGCGCAACGGAGGATCAGTTAGTAACTTTATACTCCAATCTGTATCGACTGTACTTATGGCCTAACTCGGCTTATGAGAACGTTGGCAGTACTGGGAATCCGATTTACAAGCATGCTAACCAATCTGCAACAGGAACCTGTAGTGGAAGCACAGAGACGGAAACCTGTGCTCCGTTGGTTGAAGGGAAAGCTTTTGTAAATAATGGCTTCTGGGATACTTACCGAACGACTTGGCCAGCTTACGCTTTGCTGACTCCATCCAAGGATAGCGAGCTCATAGATGGATTCGTTCAGCAATATAAAGACGGTGGCTGGATCTCCAGATGGTCGTCTCCTGGTTACGCTAATATCATGGTGGGAACAAGTGCAGATGTTGCTTTTGCGGATTCCTATTTGAAAGGTGCTACAGATTTTGACGTACAGAGCTTCTATCAGGCTGCGCTTAGGGATGCGGCAACCAACGCTCCTAATGCCAATGTAGGACGAAAAGGTATGAGTACATCTGTATTTAATGGATATACAAGTTATAACAATCTGGGAGAAGCCATGTCCTGGGCGATGGATGGATATATCAATGATTTCGGGATTGCTAATCTGGCTAAGGCCTTAGCCGAGAAAAATGACACCTCTGATCCCTATAACGATCATTACAAAGACGATTATCAATATTACATCAATCGTGCGCAAAATTATGTGAACATGTTTAATCCTAATCTAGGCTTTTTTAATGGACGCTCCAGTAATGGAGAATGGAGAGAAACGGCAGCTAACTTCAATCCGGAAGCTTGGGGTGGGGGTTCGGGGGACTACACGGAAACGAATGGCTGGAATATGGCCTTTCATGTGCCGCAAGATGGGCAAGGATTAGCCAATTTATATGGAGGTAAAGAAGAACTAAGCAACAAGCTGGATGAATTCTTCAGTACTCCGGAAACAGCGAAATACCCTGGAACATACGGCGGCTTAATACATGAAATGAGAGAAGCAAGAGATGTAAGAATGGGGCAGTATGGACACAGTAATCAACCATCTCATCATATTCCTTATATGTACAATGATGCCGGAGAGCCATGGAAGACGCAGGAGAAGGTTCGAGAAGTTCTAGACCGCTTATATATCGGCAGTGAAATCGGCCAAGGATATGCCGGAGATGAAGATAATGGTGAGATGTCGGCATGGTATATTTTTAGTGCGATGGGCTTCTATCCACTGAAGATGGGAAGTCCAGAATATGCGATTGGAGCGCCTTTATTTAAAAAAGCAACGATCAATCTGGAAAACGGCAAGAAAATCGTTATTAATGCTCCAAACAATAGTAATACCAATAAATATGTGCAGAGCTTAAAGATCAACGGAGTCGATTATGGCAAGAACTATCTTCTCCATTCAGACCTAACAAATGGAGCAACACTTGATTTCGAAATGGGCGCAAATCCTTCGAAGTGGGGAAGTGGAGATGATAATGCTTCACCATCTCTCACCACTGGCACTGAGGTACCACGACCTATTCGTGATCGTACTGATAAGTTGATTTCCCAAGGCTTAGGGAAGGTCACGGATAATGCTGGAAGCTCTACGGTCTCTCTTAAGAATTTGTTTGACAATAATTCAGCCAGTACTGTATTGATAAATAGCACAAACCCTACGATTCAATATCAATTCACCGCAGGTGCAGAGAAGATTAGTATGTATACCTTGACTTCTTCCGGTCTGGGAACCGAAAAGAGCGATCCTAAGAGCTGGGTGCTAAAAGGTTCAAATGATGGGATCACTTGGGATACCCTTGATTCTAGAAAGGATGAGAGCTTCCAGTGGCGACAATATACGCGCGCTTTTGCAATCACTGGTGAAGCCGAGTATTCTCGTTACCAGTTGGAGGTTACAGAAACGAACGGTGGGACCAGTACTGCATTGGCCGAAATCGAGCTTTTAGGCAGTGATGTAAGTGATGAGAACGCGGTTGCTATCGCGATGACCTCACTACAGCTCGGGGATGTAAGTCATATCACAACAGGAGTCGAGCTACCGAAATTCGGTATGCAGGGAACGACGCTTACCTGGAGCAGCTCTGACACTTCGGTATTAAGCGATAAGGGGGAAGTCGTAAGCCGTCCGGATGTCGGTCAGCCAGATCGGAAGATCACCTTAACCGTGACGATAAACAAGGGAGCAGTTAGTCAGACCAAAACCTTTGATGTTGTTGTGAAAGCCTGGAGCAGAAACGATCTGCCACATGAAGTAGATTTTTCGACAGGGCTGGAAACAGGGGACATTCTACCGGCATGGAACAATTTCAGGCTAGAAACGCAAAATGTTAATGGATGGTGCTGCAATATCGGTGGCATGGAATCAAAAGCTGGCAGCGTGGATATCGATCAAGAACAAGGAATAACGAATACTGCCTTATTGTATTCAGGCAACGTAACGGTAACAGAAGCTAGTTATTCTTATAATCCAGTATTTGAAGCAGGATTTGTGATTGAGCCATCAACGGTGCTCACTTACAGAATTCATCCGGAAGGGCCTGATGCCATTACACAACTAGAGCATAAAAGAGAGATCAGTGCCTATATTTCGATGGACATTTTGTTTGATGACGGAACTTATCTGCATAATCTAAACGCAGTGGATCAGAATGGAGCCCCTCTGAACCCTCTGGCTCAGGGTGATTTATTAAAGCTGGATGCCTGGAACACTGTATCTGCAAAGATCGGAGAGGTTGCCGCAGGTAAAGTTGCCGAGAAAATCCTCATATCATTTGATGTCACAGGACATACCGGTGATTTCCGAGGGTACGTCGACGATATTCAGATTTATCATTTAGCGGATGTACCATTTGGAACAGAAGCTACGCTTAGCGGTATTTCAGTTAATGGAACGAGTTTAGAAGAGTTCGACAGCAACAAGGATTCTTATGACGTTATTCTGCCAGTTGGTACAGAAATCGTTCCAACGGTAATCGCTACAGCAACCGATCCAAATGCGACGATAATCGTGACTGCTGCGGATCACTTACCGGGTACGACAACGATTGAGGTGACAGCGGAAGACGGCATCACAAAGCTCAGCTACAGAATTAACTTTACTGTACAGGAGAAAGAACCAGAGCCTTCCAAAAACAGTGATGCAACGTTAAGCAGTATTATTATCGAGGGTACAGCTTTAGCAGGATTCGATAGCAGCGTGGATACCTATGAAGTTGTTCTGCCTGCGGGCACAGTAAACGTACCTACGTTAACGGCGACTCCGAGCGATTCAAAGGCAACGGTGATTGTGACAGCCCCGGATCGTCTGCCGGGAGCTACGGTGATTGAAGTAACGGCAGAAGACGGCAGTACGAAGTTCTTTTATAAAGTAAGCTTTTCGGTTCAATCCAGTCCTTCAAATCCAGAACCTGCAAACCCAGATCCTACAAACCCTAATTCAGGAGGGAATAGCAATCCTACACCTCCAGCCGAAGAAAAAGGCAAGGTGGGTGAGGTGACAATCAAGCCAGCACAAATTGTACCCGTCGGCGGAACTGCAACGCTTGAGGTGCCAGCCGGTACTAAGGAATTGAAGCTTCCATCCAATACATTTAACCTACTGGGAGATAGCAATTTGGAAGTGAAGCTGGAGAATATCACCCTCGTGATTCCTGCCAAACTATTTAAGCAGCTAAGCGGCAATTTGAGTGCCGCCGATCTGCAAAATAGCAGTATATCATTAAAGTTGACGTCACTTACACAATCTGAAGTGAATGGAGCGATTGCTGCAGGCAAAGATTCGATGAATGCAGATATCCTTTCTGCAGGTCAAGGGTATGAATTGAGCCTAGCGTTGATCGGCAAAGCTGGAGTAATAACAACGCTGGATAAATTCGATCCACTCATCTCGATTCGCTTCCATCTTGATCCTTCGATCCATTCACCGCTGACAGGCATTTACTTCATTGGGGCTGATGGATTACTGAAATATATCGGTGGGGCAAGCGCGGATAACTACATTGTTAGTGAAGTTAATCACCCTGGCAAATACCTTGCTCTTGAGCTAACAAAGAAATTTGCTGATGTACCTTCCACCCATTGGGCTGCTAACATCATTAAAGAATTGGCCGCGAAGCAAATCATTACAGGTACATCACCGACCAGCTTCCAGCCGCAGCGCAGTGTGACTCGTGCCGAATTCACTGCACTGATTGTTAGAGCGCTCCAGTTAAAGGTGAAAAATGAAGCTAGCGAATCAACATTTACTGATGTCAAGGCAAGCGATTGGTATGCGGAAGCGATTTCCGCCGCTGTAGCAAAGGGGATTGTAAAAGGTAAAGGTACTTCCACATTCGAACCAACGGCTCAAATTACGCGTGAGGAAATGGTTGTCATGATCATACGCGCATATGAGGCTGTTAAAGGGATCAAGGCCGAAGGTTCAAGCAGTTTGTTTACAGATGCAGCGCAAATTGCGGCATGGGCTGCCGATGATGTGAATGCGGCTGTATCCCTGCAATTAATCCAAGGGCGCGATTCAGGTAAATTTGATCCGAAAGGCATTACGACTCGTGCGGAAGCGGCTCAAGTGATTTATAATTTGTTGAAAAAATAA
- a CDS encoding nitroreductase family protein, producing MKTIDLIKTRRSIKQFKTDSIHEDEFLNWLEAASYAPNHRMNEPWELLFIGPDTRAKLKHKTDFGSAPVVLAILSKPGATAFERDENVMAAACFAQNFLLAAHEAGVGAYWASLGALPHNREILSVPQDYDVIGVFGIGYPQEVPNAKPRTPMKSKITYLS from the coding sequence ATGAAAACCATTGATCTTATTAAAACCCGTAGAAGTATTAAGCAATTTAAGACGGACTCGATACATGAGGACGAATTCTTGAATTGGCTGGAAGCAGCTAGTTATGCTCCTAATCATCGGATGAACGAACCTTGGGAACTCCTATTTATCGGCCCTGATACTAGAGCTAAATTAAAGCATAAGACGGATTTCGGTAGCGCTCCTGTCGTTCTTGCTATCTTATCTAAACCGGGCGCAACAGCGTTTGAACGTGACGAGAATGTTATGGCTGCTGCTTGTTTTGCACAAAACTTCTTATTAGCTGCACATGAAGCAGGGGTTGGAGCCTATTGGGCTTCTTTAGGTGCTTTGCCTCATAATCGTGAGATTCTGAGTGTCCCGCAAGATTACGATGTGATTGGTGTATTTGGTATTGGATATCCGCAGGAAGTTCCAAATGCTAAGCCGAGAACACCGATGAAGTCAAAAATCACATATTTATCTTAA
- a CDS encoding ABC transporter ATP-binding protein, with translation MWKLKSYLRPYWVWSVLAPLMMMLEVFMDLLQPTLMASIVDHGIMTNDLSHIYSTGLTMLGVAIIGLIGGVGCTVFSSIASQNFGNDLRINLFEHIQKFSNKNLDQLKTGSLITRLTNDVVQLQTFVQMILRNIRSPLLLIGSLIMAIRISPSLTLILVVAVPLLVAILYGLIRLSFPLFEKMQVKLDGVNTVLQENLSGIRVVKAFVRAKHEQKRFNTANKDYTETAIKAVRLMSLNMPLMMLVLNASIVAVLWFGGLQSWNGSLPVGQLIAFINYITQLLMSMLMLSNMLTFFSRAKVSADRESEVFSTISEITDVTEAKKDAIPNGRIVFDNVSFAYDPTDENLVLDGINFTAEPGETVAILGATGAGKSTLVSLIPRLYDVSSGSITIDGSDTRQISLEHLRRKIGYVMQQAILFSGTIRDNIRYGRPEATDEEVEQAAIAAEAHPFILELPQGYDTVLGQRGINLSGGQKQRLSIARALLIQPTILIMDDSTSALDAATESRIRLMLKKRLSSSTNIMIAQRVTSVIDADRILILENGRIAVQGTHDGLMSSSEIYRDIWKSQMKGEEVPYVKA, from the coding sequence ATGTGGAAACTTAAGAGTTACTTAAGGCCATATTGGGTGTGGTCTGTGTTAGCACCACTTATGATGATGCTCGAAGTGTTTATGGATTTGCTTCAGCCTACTCTAATGGCAAGCATTGTGGATCATGGGATTATGACGAATGATTTATCCCATATTTATTCGACGGGATTGACCATGCTTGGAGTGGCAATTATCGGTCTAATTGGTGGGGTGGGCTGCACCGTTTTTTCGAGCATCGCCTCTCAAAATTTCGGTAATGATCTTCGGATTAATCTGTTTGAACATATTCAGAAATTCTCAAACAAGAATCTGGATCAATTGAAGACGGGCTCGTTGATTACTCGTTTAACAAATGATGTGGTCCAGCTACAAACCTTTGTTCAGATGATTTTGCGAAATATTCGATCTCCACTACTATTAATCGGTAGCTTGATAATGGCCATTCGAATTAGTCCTTCGCTGACCCTCATCCTTGTCGTTGCTGTGCCATTGCTGGTTGCAATATTATATGGGTTAATTCGACTTTCTTTCCCTTTGTTCGAGAAAATGCAGGTCAAATTAGACGGCGTGAACACAGTATTGCAGGAAAATTTATCGGGTATTCGTGTAGTCAAAGCCTTCGTTCGTGCTAAGCATGAACAGAAACGGTTTAATACAGCAAATAAGGATTACACAGAGACTGCGATAAAAGCGGTGCGATTAATGTCGTTGAATATGCCGCTCATGATGCTTGTGCTCAATGCCAGTATCGTAGCTGTACTTTGGTTTGGGGGGCTGCAGAGCTGGAACGGCTCTCTGCCGGTTGGTCAGTTAATCGCCTTCATTAACTATATCACCCAATTGTTGATGTCTATGCTGATGTTGAGCAATATGCTCACGTTCTTCTCGCGTGCAAAGGTCTCCGCAGATCGGGAGAGTGAAGTGTTTTCCACGATCAGCGAGATTACAGATGTAACCGAAGCTAAAAAAGATGCGATACCAAACGGTCGAATTGTATTTGACAACGTTTCATTCGCCTATGATCCTACGGATGAGAATCTCGTGTTAGATGGCATCAATTTCACTGCTGAGCCAGGTGAAACCGTAGCCATACTTGGAGCCACCGGTGCTGGTAAATCAACCTTGGTGAGCCTCATTCCTCGCCTTTACGATGTATCTTCTGGATCAATCACAATTGATGGTTCCGACACTAGGCAGATCTCTTTGGAACATTTACGCCGCAAGATCGGTTACGTTATGCAGCAGGCCATTCTGTTCAGCGGAACGATCCGTGATAATATCCGATATGGCAGACCGGAGGCTACGGATGAAGAAGTGGAACAAGCAGCAATAGCTGCGGAAGCTCACCCTTTTATTTTAGAGCTTCCACAGGGATACGATACAGTGCTTGGCCAACGAGGCATCAACTTGTCCGGTGGGCAGAAGCAACGGCTTTCGATTGCAAGGGCGTTGTTAATTCAGCCAACAATTCTTATCATGGATGACAGTACTAGCGCGCTTGATGCGGCGACAGAGTCGCGAATTCGGCTAATGTTAAAAAAACGGCTAAGTAGTAGCACTAATATTATGATTGCTCAGCGTGTCACATCTGTGATTGATGCGGACCGCATTTTAATTCTAGAAAACGGGCGAATCGCTGTTCAAGGTACACATGATGGACTTATGAGCAGCAGTGAAATTTACCGAGACATCTGGAAATCACAGATGAAAGGGGAGGAGGTTCCTTATGTCAAAGCATGA
- a CDS encoding ABC transporter ATP-binding protein, whose amino-acid sequence MSKHDNGMNTPPIHRPGGFGPGIGPGSGPGRGGAVPIVRAKNQASTLKRIWTYLNRQRFGLIIVYVFTVLNALLSLIGPYLIGKAIDTAVIPHDYQGLIRFCILLIGIYGLGSVVAWVQAYVMTSVSQNTVFELRRDLFSKYQQLPIKFFDTRANGELMSRATNDIESVSSTLNQSVTQLLNSLITLSGSLVIMLMLNVPLTVVSLITIPLVLLASRKIIGLSRTYFRNQQRHLGELGGFIEETISGQKVVKQYSREEAEVKRFRKISGELNKVSIKAQIVSGLVGPVMNMINNLGFAIIAGVGGWMAFHNMATVGIIVSFLTYSKQFGRPISDLANQYNLIQSAIAGAERVFEVLEMPSEYEDEQIDDLPRLKGEVIFQDVSFAYKADSPILSSVTFEAKPGEKIALVGPTGAGKTTIVNLLIRFYDLSGGSIVIDGRDIRELDKNALRSQLGMVLQDAHVFSGTIRENIRFGRLDATDQEIEQAAQLANADAFIKRLPHGYETLLNAEGSNLSHGQRQLLTIARAILADPAILILDEATSSVDTRTEMHIQQAMKNLMKGRTSFVIAHRLSTIQDADRILVIQGGGIAEQGSHEELLAMQGAYYELYNTQFKRAI is encoded by the coding sequence ATGTCAAAGCATGACAACGGCATGAACACTCCCCCTATCCATAGACCAGGCGGATTCGGACCAGGAATAGGACCGGGATCTGGCCCCGGACGCGGCGGCGCTGTGCCAATCGTGCGCGCCAAAAATCAAGCGAGCACGCTTAAACGCATCTGGACTTATTTGAATCGTCAGCGGTTCGGGTTAATCATTGTATATGTATTTACTGTGTTGAATGCACTTCTTTCATTGATCGGACCTTATCTCATCGGTAAAGCGATTGATACTGCGGTTATTCCACACGATTATCAGGGTCTTATTCGGTTTTGCATACTCCTTATTGGCATTTATGGGCTAGGCAGTGTAGTTGCCTGGGTGCAAGCATACGTCATGACATCTGTTTCGCAGAATACTGTTTTTGAGCTGCGCCGTGATTTGTTCAGCAAGTATCAGCAGCTGCCCATTAAGTTTTTTGACACTCGGGCTAATGGAGAATTGATGAGCCGGGCAACTAACGATATAGAAAGCGTATCTAGCACACTCAATCAGAGTGTAACCCAATTGTTAAATAGTTTGATTACACTAAGCGGCTCCCTCGTTATTATGTTAATGCTGAACGTTCCGTTGACTGTAGTCTCATTAATCACGATCCCGCTCGTATTATTGGCTAGCCGTAAAATCATAGGTTTAAGTCGTACTTATTTTAGAAATCAGCAGCGTCATTTAGGTGAGCTGGGCGGGTTTATTGAAGAAACCATCAGCGGGCAAAAGGTGGTCAAACAATACAGTAGGGAAGAAGCAGAAGTTAAACGATTCCGCAAAATCAGCGGAGAACTAAATAAGGTCAGCATTAAGGCACAAATCGTATCTGGACTAGTGGGACCTGTAATGAACATGATTAATAACCTTGGATTTGCGATCATTGCCGGGGTTGGTGGCTGGATGGCATTCCATAACATGGCTACAGTTGGAATAATCGTTAGCTTCTTAACCTATTCTAAACAGTTCGGTCGACCTATTTCTGATCTTGCTAATCAGTACAATTTAATTCAATCTGCAATCGCCGGTGCGGAACGTGTATTTGAGGTTTTGGAGATGCCGTCCGAATACGAAGATGAACAAATTGATGATCTGCCAAGGTTAAAAGGGGAAGTTATTTTCCAGGACGTTTCTTTTGCTTACAAAGCGGATTCTCCGATTCTGTCTAGCGTAACGTTTGAAGCAAAACCAGGAGAGAAAATTGCGCTCGTTGGCCCAACAGGAGCAGGTAAAACAACTATTGTTAACTTGTTGATCCGATTCTATGATTTGAGCGGAGGCTCCATAGTCATTGATGGTCGCGATATCCGAGAGCTTGACAAAAACGCACTTCGTAGTCAATTAGGGATGGTGCTGCAAGATGCGCATGTATTCTCGGGAACGATTCGTGAGAATATTCGGTTTGGCCGACTTGATGCGACCGATCAAGAAATTGAGCAAGCGGCGCAGCTAGCCAATGCGGATGCTTTTATCAAAAGATTGCCGCATGGTTACGAGACCCTCCTCAATGCAGAAGGCAGTAATCTAAGTCATGGCCAGCGCCAATTGTTAACGATTGCTCGCGCAATTCTAGCTGATCCTGCCATATTAATTCTTGACGAAGCAACCAGTAGCGTGGACACGCGTACGGAAATGCACATTCAACAAGCGATGAAGAATTTGATGAAGGGTCGAACAAGCTTTGTAATCGCCCACAGGCTTAGTACGATCCAGGACGCCGATCGTATACTCGTGATTCAGGGTGGAGGAATTGCCGAGCAAGGAAGTCATGAGGAGCTGCTTGCAATGCAAGGCGCCTATTACGAGTTATATAATACCCAGTTCAAACGAGCGATTTAA